The following are encoded together in the Brassica napus cultivar Da-Ae chromosome A9, Da-Ae, whole genome shotgun sequence genome:
- the LOC125578158 gene encoding uncharacterized protein LOC125578158: MVVSNDSSSSGEEREALEVMPAPEKRHRRRRSTKAKILAPIAANAEASTVQYRRHLFATERTTDVAPARDNYNQSAGNDINADTASELAALKQSVLDINSKIHQVTTSAPQIEHVLAESLRTPFTQRVTGVRLQKMEKLRLPTFKGLSDPSTHVTSFNIAMRRANLTDEDKDAGFCQLFVETLEGPALTWFTCLRENSVDCFHDLSTAFLKNYIMFTNQETTVSDLWNLTHTSGQSLRDFMEKFKAIVSKVDIPDPIAVESLMNTLHVDSTFRQDLYRYPTKSVSDAIARSNNFIRMEEDTRAKFAKEAAAKQRPARTNDTCPEPRQHSSGGNTTQKRGYVSSVDDEESPKTAAVTREKAWNHWDRDSASKQSKSSEPASSNSEEQKKWCLYHKRDSHDTKECKNKEKKAQKSQQNTAPSEERTSPERTPVNNVGPANDSSEDEHPRRRRRVEVILSRPCDSSDDDSSTMQPDLRDKLNS, from the exons ATGGTTGTCAGCAACGACAGTTCTTCGTCAGGCGAGGAGCGCGAAGCTCTCGAGGTGATGCCGGCTCCCGAG AAGCGGCACAGAAGGCGGCGGTCGACCAAAGCAAAAATACTCGCCCCTATCGCTGCAAACGCCGAAGCTTCAACGGTGCAGTACCGTCGACACCTGTTCGCCACTGAACGAACCACCGACGTAGCACCTGCGCGGGATAACTACAACCAGAGCGCCGGTAACGACATCAACGCAGACACCGCAAGCGAGCTGGCCGCGTTGAAACAGTCGGTCCTCGACATCAACTCAAAGATCCACCAGGTGACGACCTCGGCGCCCCAAATCGAGCACGTACTCGCGGAATCTCTTCGCACACCCTTCACGCAAAGGGTCACCGGCGTACGGCTCCAGAAGATGGAGAAACTTCGTCTTCCAACCTTCAAGGGTCTCTCCGACCCTTCTACTCATGTCACGTCCTTCAACATAGCGATGCGACGCGCAAATCTGACCGACGAAGACAAAGACGCCGGCTTTTGCCAACTCTTtgtcgaaaccctagaaggacCGGCCCTTACTTGGTTCACATGCCTCAGAGAAAACTCCGTCGATTGTTTCCACGACCTCTCGACGGCCTTCCTGAAGAattatatcatgttcaccaaccaaGAAACGACCGTGTCCGACTTGTGGAACCTCACTCATACCAGCGGCCAAAGCCTCCGCGACTTCATGGAGAAGTTCAAGGCTATCGTCTCGAAAGTTGATATTCCTGATCCTATCGCTGTCGAGTCTCTGATGAACACTTTGCACGTTGACTCCACGTTCCGTCAGGATCTTTACCGATACCCGACGAAATCTGTGTCTGACGCCATCGCTCGctcgaacaacttcatccgcatggaagaagacacaaGAGCAAAGTTTGCAAAAGAAGCAGCAGCGAAACAGCGACCCGCCCGAACAAACGACACCTGCCCTGAGCCCCGCCAGCACTCATCCGGTGGGAACACCACTCAGAAGCGAGGCTACGTTAGCTCGGTCGACGACGAGGAATCGCCAAAAACAGCAGCCGTCACGCGAGAGAAAGCCTGGAACCACTGGGATCGAGACTCCGCCTCGAAGCAATCAAAGTCGTCTGAACCAGCGAGTTCAAACTCCGAGGAGCAAAAGAAATGGTGCCTCTACCACAAAAGGGATTCCCATGATACGAAAGAGTGCAAA aacaaggagaagaaggcacagaAGTCTCAACAGAACACGGCCCCTAGCGAGGAAAGAACGAGCCCTGAGCGCACTCCTGTCAACAACGTCGGCCCCGCCAACGATTCATCAGAAGACGAACATCCGCGTCGCCGGCGACGAGTGGAAGTCATACTCTCTCGCCCTTGTGACTCCTCTGACGACGACTCCTCGACAATGCAACCAGATTTACGCGACAAACTGAACAGCTAA
- the LOC106363162 gene encoding glutathione S-transferase T3-like, which produces MDSRNQSSQYSGYIGILTSQQQYVVQENIPPESFPYSVNIGGSDIPPFSSQQAQTPSQPDATPVERVVRKKWTPADDEDLISAWLNTSKDAVIGNEQKSGTFWKRVGEYFAGATEAGENTEHVHCKQRWHKINDHTNKFCAAFAAAERQVTSGQSDNDVLMVAHEIFYANNGTKFTLEHAWCVLRYEQKWINLNPPKAAVSSKRKTGEDASQPSSTNVGEGEIRPEGIKAAKARRNSSQGKAVENYRNMWELKMEDLSKKEKLSKLAILDTLLTRKEPLSESEEAVKNILLAELF; this is translated from the coding sequence ATGGATTCCAGAAATCAAAGTAGCCAGTACTCTGGCTACATTGGCATTCTTACGAGTCAACAACAATATGTTGTTCAGGAAAACATTCCTCCTGAAAGTTTTCCTTATAGTGTAAACATTGGAGGCTCCGATATACCTCCTTTCAGTTCGCAGCAAGCTCAGACTCCATCCCAACCTGATGCGACACCAGTGGAGCGTGTGGTGAGAAAGAAATGGACTCCTGCTGATGACGAGGATCTCATCAGTGCCTGGCTAAACACATCAAAGGATGCTGTTATTGGGAATGAACAGAAGTCAGGGACCTTCTGGAAACGCGTAGGAGAGTACTTCGCAGGTGCGACAGAGGCTGGTGAGAATACGGAGCATGTCCACTGTAAGCAAAGGTGGCACAAAATAAATGATCATACCAACAAGTTCTGTGCCGCATTTGCTGCAGCAGAGAGACAAGTTACGAGCGGTCAGAGTGACAATGACGTTCTAATGGTGGCTCATGAGATCTTCTACGCTAATAACGGAACCAAGTTTACCCTTGAGCATGCGTGGTGTGTCTTGAGGTATGAACAGAAGTGGATTAACCTGAACCCTCCTAAAGCTGCTGTCAGTTCAAAGAGAAAGACTGGTGAGGACGCTTCCCAACCTTCAAGTACCAACGTTGGTGAGGGAGAGATAAGGCCTGAAGGTATAAAGGCTGCAAAAGCCCGAAGGAATAGTAGTCAAGGAAAGGCTGTTGAGAACTATAGGAACATGTGGGAGCTCAAGATGGAAGATTTGTCAAAGAAGGAGAAACTCTCGAAGCTTGCTATACTAGACACTCTCCTTACTAGAAAGGAGCCACTTAGTGAGAGTGAAGAAGCTGTCAAGAATATACTCCTTGCTGAGTTgttctaa